A part of Hippopotamus amphibius kiboko isolate mHipAmp2 chromosome 16, mHipAmp2.hap2, whole genome shotgun sequence genomic DNA contains:
- the RRAS gene encoding ras-related protein R-Ras, whose protein sequence is MSSGAASGTGRGRPRGGGPGPGDPPPSETHKLVVVGGGGVGKSALTIQFIQSYFVSDYDPTIEDSYTKICTVDGVPARLDILDTAGQEEFGAMREQYMRAGHGFLLVFAINDRQSFNEVGKLFTQILRVKDRDDFPIVLVGNKADLETQRQVPRSEASAFSASHHVAYFEASAKMRLNVDEAFEQLVRAVRKYQEQERPPCPPNAPRKKDGGCPCILL, encoded by the exons ATGAGCAGCGGGGCGGCGTCCGGGACAGGGCGGGGgcggccccggggcggggggccggggcccGGGGACCCCCCACCCAGCGAGACACACAAGCTGGTGGTCGTGGGCGGCGGCGGCGTGGGCAAGAGCGCGCTGACCATCCAGTTCATCCAG tccTACTTCGTGTCTGACTACGACCCCACTATTGAAGACTCCTACACGAAGATCTGCACGGTGGATGGCGTCCCAGCCCGACTAGACA TCCTGGACACCGCTGGCCAGGAGGAGTTCGGTGCTATGCGGGAGCAGTACATGCGCGCCGGCCACGGCTTCCTGCTGGTGTTTGCCATTAATGACCGGCAGAG TTTCAACGAAGTGGGCAAGCTCTTCACGCAGATCCTCCGAGTCAAGGACCGAGACGACTTCCCCATCGTGTTGGTCGGGAACAAAGCAGATCTGGAGACACAGCGCCAG GTGCCCCGATCTGAAGCCTCCGCCTTCAGCGCCTCCCACCACGTGGCCTACTTTGAGGCCTCGGCCAAAATGCGCCTCAACGTGGACGAGGCCTTCGAGCAGCTGGTGCGGGCCGTCCG GAAGTACCAGGAACAAGAGCGCCCACCCTGCCCACCCAACGCCCCCAGGAAGAAGGATGGGGGCTGCCCCTGCATCCTCCTGTAG